The following coding sequences lie in one Haloplanus aerogenes genomic window:
- a CDS encoding PIN domain-containing protein, with protein MYLDLDVILAELKADDWLASDVDIDSIEEPKTSVATGIELQYVMEGEWERDRVVRAHQEIASQNIELVPLTSDALDAAADLRAQYDALNVFDGVHLGSAATLDEPIVSTDTLFPEIPEIEHIDPRDLE; from the coding sequence GTGTATCTTGACCTCGACGTCATTCTCGCGGAGCTGAAGGCCGATGACTGGCTGGCGAGTGACGTCGATATCGACTCGATCGAGGAACCGAAGACGTCGGTCGCGACGGGCATCGAACTCCAGTACGTGATGGAAGGCGAGTGGGAGCGTGACCGCGTCGTCCGAGCACACCAAGAGATCGCTAGTCAAAATATCGAGCTGGTTCCGCTGACGAGTGACGCCCTGGACGCCGCTGCCGACCTCCGAGCCCAGTACGACGCACTGAACGTCTTCGATGGAGTGCATCTTGGCAGTGCGGCTACCCTCGACGAGCCAATCGTCTCGACGGATACGCTGTTCCCCGAGATCCCAGAAATCGAGCATATCGACCCGCGCGATCTCGAATAA
- a CDS encoding ribbon-helix-helix domain-containing protein: MSSDRQSVPVSLPPELVDRLDRLVEDGVFGSRSEALRYGARLVVREEYLERLHEQADTKARKDVEERLDRKRVS, translated from the coding sequence ATGAGCAGTGACCGACAGTCTGTTCCGGTCTCCCTCCCGCCGGAACTCGTTGACCGTCTCGACAGGCTCGTCGAGGACGGCGTCTTCGGGTCACGGTCGGAAGCGCTCCGATACGGCGCTCGGCTCGTCGTTCGCGAAGAGTACCTCGAGCGCCTCCACGAACAAGCGGACACCAAAGCGCGGAAAGACGTCGAAGAGCGGCTGGATCGAAAGCGTGTATCTTGA